In Gigantopelta aegis isolate Gae_Host chromosome 14, Gae_host_genome, whole genome shotgun sequence, the following proteins share a genomic window:
- the LOC121388682 gene encoding 3-[(3aS,4S,7aS)-7a-methyl-1,5-dioxo-octahydro-1H-inden-4-yl]propanoyl:CoA ligase-like — protein MQTTIQARVKFLAETYPNKEVFVFVSTTGLRSALSCLDMYELSSKVGSLLRKAGIKPGDVVCDTLPNSPEMVVCDFGILAAGGVILNKTAYRSDGSDLCHMLNTSKCKVVIADQTQSPCIWEILKRQIDEISSDGLVKSEKLPFLERVIFAPITNGNNEFIKRIKTEDIYFYTSGSPSDTGIIWMTSGTTGLPKLIVRSHEAVLINARIFASMTNESFSTIHYNDNAMGHASSFANSFLASCAKRVFIDHRFQLPVDQEMFIWELVCSEKCTTALMPPFVFRGILRKPELLKKQNYLLDLLCTAGQPVDKDWSEVLGKITRSASFAYGLSEIGYCCSQLCVTSSDMLPYVAGYPSAEGIEVKIVDENQQETSPSTHGELLVRAPWMFDGYLGNEEKSKSKFTQDGWFKTDDLAYKDKDGCLFVMCRRSDAIAWGMCTVYPAYFETPIRSLSVIADVIIVPVPDKDSFQEICACIRLCEGIALNEKEVADMCDSLFVEDSDMPAPKYYMVMENFPYLTSAKPDKTKLISLAKEKFNLN, from the coding sequence ATGCAAACCACAATTCAAGCTCGGGTGAAGTTCCTCGCGGAAACGTATCCCAACAAAgaggtgtttgtgtttgtgtccaCCACTGGACTACGAAGTGCGCTGTCATGTCTGGACATGTACGAGCTGTCCTCCAAGGTTGGATCGCTTCTGAGAAAGGCGGGAATTAAGCCAGGAGATGTCGTCTGCGACACACTTCCCAATTCTCCAGAAATGGTCGTTTGTGATTTTGGCATCTTAGCAGCAGGTGGAGTGATTCTCAACAAAACTGCTTATCGCTCAGACGGAAGTGATCTTTGTCATATGTTGAACACTTCAAAATGCAAAGTGGTCATAGCAGATCAAACCCAGTCACCTTGCATCTGGGAGATCCTTAAAAGGCAAATTGATGAGATATCCAGTGATGGCCTGGTCAAGTCTGAAAAGCTTCCATTCCTAGAGCGTGTTATATTTGCTCCCATAACTAATGGGAACAACGAATTTATTAAGAGAATTAAAACAGAAGACATTTACTTTTACACTTCTGGCTCGCCATCTGACACGGGAATCATCTGGATGACATCTGGAACAACAGGTCTACCGAAACTGATTGTACGTTCACACGAAGCTGTGCTAATCAATGCTCGCATCTTTGCATCAATGACCAATGAGAGTTTTAGCACCATACATTACAACGATAATGCAATGGGTCACGCATCTTCGTTTGCAAATTCCTTTTTGGCATCGTGTGCGAAACGTGTTTTCATAGATCATAGATTCCAACTTCCCGTAGaccaagaaatgtttatttgggAACTGGTGTGCTCAGAAAAATGCACAACAGCCTTGATGCCACCTTTTGTCTTTAGAGGAATTTTAAGGAAACCAGAGctacttaaaaaacaaaattatctttTGGATCTTCTGTGTACCGCTGGACAACCCGTGGACAAAGACTGGTCGGAGGTACTGGGTAAAATAACGCGGTCTGCTTCTTTTGCATATGGCTTATCTGAAATAGGCTACTGTTGCTCACAACTGTGTGTGACGTCATCGGATATGCTTCCCTATGTTGCTGGTTATCCGTCAGCAGAAGGCATAGAGGTGAAGATCGTAGATGAGAATCAGCAAGAAACATCACCAAGTACGCATGGCGAACTATTGGTGCGTGCTCCGTGGATGTTTGATGGCTATTTGGGAAATGAAGAGAAAAGCAAATCAAAATTCACTCAGGATGGATGGTTTAAAACTGACGACCTGGCCTACAAGGACAAAGACGGGTGTCTCTTTGTCATGTGTCGACGATCTGACGCCATTGCCTGGGGAATGTGCACAGTGTATCCGGCATACTTTGAAACGCCCATACGGTCATTGTCAGTCATTGCTGATGTTATCATCGTTCCTGTTCCAGATAAGGACAGCTTCCAAGAAATTTGCGCATGCATCCGTCTGTGTGAAGGAATTGCCCTTAATGAGAAAGAGGTAGCTGATATGTGTGATTCGTTGTTTGTTGAAGACTCCGACATGCCTGCTCCAAAGTATTACATGGTAATGGAGAACTTCCCGTACTTGACATCAGCCAAGCCAGACAAAACCAAACTGATCAGTTTGGCGAAAGAAAAGTTTAACCTCAATTAA